From a region of the Alnus glutinosa chromosome 1, dhAlnGlut1.1, whole genome shotgun sequence genome:
- the LOC133882443 gene encoding G-type lectin S-receptor-like serine/threonine-protein kinase LECRK1 — MGATRIFLWSFPFLLSLLCSSAQMNGSRIDLGSNITAGTNNSSWQSPSGDFAFGFYGPLVTGMYLVGIWFDKIPEKTLVWSANRGDPAHKGSTVKLSLTGQLLLTYSNGTDVIIYNGPSTNSASMQDDGNFVLRNRSLGIIWESFDFPTDTILFGQRLNMGQQLFSNANGSVDYSIGRYRLELQEMDGNLVLSAFRFGDPGYWSTGTKGNISLFFNQSTALMYLIVKDDASVAYNMTNSASVLTPIADYYHRATINDQGNFQQLALHKGIGNQWQVMWQAITEPCTVNNICGVYGFCTVPDNETVTCDCLPGYLPWDRNVPSKGCYPEVVMDFCAKNSSTSDFEIIRMPDTDFPNNMFADLARIERTDEEGCRKAVMDDCFCMAGVFNPSGSGSDQNFCLKKRMPLLNGRKGNPAPATRNFVAFVKVPMVNSSAQGPPKHRKDSPSSVVLLASLLSCSIVAVLFAVIAIYHHPLAQPYIRVLPPPKPKAVEINLKAFSFQELREATNGFMNKLGEGAFGTVYSGFLTLEDEAVEVAVKQLEKMIEQGEKEFMTEVQVIGLTHHKNLVRLLGFCNEEDHRLLVYQLMKNGSLSNFLFGEIRPSWERRAEIALGIARGLLYLHEECDTQIIHCDIKPQNVLLDDNYTAKIADFGLAKLLMTDQSRTSTNVRGTMGYMAPEWLKNAPVTTKVDVYSFGVMLLEIIFCRRQIEMRSTDEGTEGEYVILTDWVLYCVRAGNLEATVSYDSEVLSNYRSFERMAMVGIWCISSNPTLRPSMEMVVEMLEGTVEVGVPPLIDAQMF, encoded by the coding sequence ATGGGTGCTACTAGAATTTTTCTTTGGTCTTTTCCATTCCTACTTTCCTTACTCTGCTCTTCTGCTCAGATGAATGGCAGTAGAATTGATTTGGGTTCAAACATCACTGCAGGAACCAATAATTCTTCATGGCAATCACCCTCTGGTGATTTTGCTTTTGGATTCTACGGGCCTCTTGTCACAGGCATGTACCTTGTTGGTATTTGGTTTGATAAGATCCCAGAGAAAACTCTGGTTTGGTCAGCAAATCGTGGCGATCCAGCCCATAAAGGATCCACCGTCAAATTATCGCTCACTGGCCAACTCTTACTTACATACTCAAATGGGACTGATGTTATTATATACAATGGCCCGTCCACCAATTCGGCTTCAATGCAAGATGATGGTAATTTCGTCTTGCGAAACCGTTCCTTGGGAATCATCTGGGAGAGTTTTGATTTCCCTACAGACACTATTTTATTTGGCCAACGTTTGAATATGGGCCAGCAGCTCTTCTCCAATGCCAATGGCTCAGTTGACTACTCGATTGGCCGATACAGGTTGGAGCTTCAGGAGATGGACGGCAATCTTGTGCTATCTGCCTTTCGATTTGGTGATCCCGGTTATTGGTCCACTGGAACTAAAGGCAACATAAGCCTATTTTTCAACCAGAGCACTGCTTTGATGTATCTTATTGTGAAGGATGACGCTTCAGTCGCATACAATATGACGAATAGTGCGTCAGTGCTCACACCTATTGCAGATTACTACCACCGAGCAACTATCAATGACCAGGGAAACTTCCAACAGTTAGCTCTGCATAAAGGAATTGGCAATCAATGGCAAGTTATGTGGCAGGCCATTACAGAGCCTTGCACTGTGAATAATATTTGTGGGGTGTATGGCTTTTGCACGGTGCCTGATAATGAAACAGTGACCTGCGATTGCTTGCCTGGTTATTTACCATGGGATCGAAACGTTCCCTCCAAAGGGTGCTATCCAGAAGTAGTGATGGATTTTTGTGCAAAAAATTCTTCAACTTCAGATTTCGAGATAATAAGAATGCCTGATACTGATTTCCCAAACAATATGTTTGCAGATTTGGCGAGAATAGAACGCACAGACGAGGAAGGGTGCAGGAAGGCAGTGATGGATGACTGTTTCTGCATGGCTGGTGTTTTTAATCCCTCTGGCTCTGGCTCTGATCAAAATTTTTGTCTCAAGAAGAGAATGCCTTTGTTGAATGGTAGAAAAGGCAACCCTGCCCCTGCCACTAGAAATTTTGTGGCATTTGTGAAAGTCCCTATGGTGAATAGCAGTGCACAAGGTCCTCCTAAGCATAGAAAGGATTCTCCATCCTCAGTTGTTCTACTAGCAAGCCTTTTATCGTGTTCCATAGTCGCTGTACTCTTTGCAGTCATTGCCATTTACCATCACCCTCTGGCTCAACCTTACATACGTGTACTGCCGCCTCCAAAACCGAAGGCAGTGGAGATAAACCTGAAGGCATTTTCATTCCAAGAGTTGCGAGAAGCAACAAATGGATTCATGAACAAACTAGGCGAAGGAGCATTTGGTACTGTCTATAGTGGATTCCTAACCTTAGAAGATGAAGCGGTTGAGGTAGCTGTTAAACAGTTGGAGAAGATGATTGAACAAGGTGAGAAGGAATTCATGACAGAAGTCCAAGTAATTGGTTTGACTCATCACAAGAATCTTGTGCGGTTGTTGGGTTTTTGTAACGAGGAAGATCACCGGCTTCTGGTTTATCAGCTAATGAAAAATGGGAGCCTATCTAATTTCCTGTTCGGGGAAATTCGACCCAGCTGGGAACGTAGAGCCGAAATAGCTCTGGGAATCGCAAGAGGCTTGTTATATTTGCATGAAGAGTGTGATACCCAAATCATCCACTGCGACATAAAGCCGCAGAATGTTCTTCTTGACGACAATTACACTGCTAAGATAGCAGATTTTGGCCTGGCAAAGCTACTGATGACTGACCAATCTCGAACAAGCACCAATGTAAGAGGAACTATGGGATATATGGCACCAGAATGGCTCAAGAATGCACCAGTGACGACCAAGGTGGATGTTTACAGCTTTGGGGTTATGTTGCTTGAGATTATCTTTTGCAGAAGGCAGATAGAAATGCGTTCAACTGATGAAGGAACGGAGGGCGAGTACGTGATTCTGACTGATTGGGTTCTATATTGTGTGAGAGCTGGTAATTTAGAAGCCACTGTGAGTTATGATTCTGAAGTTTTGAGTAATTACAGGAGCTTTGAGAGGATGGCTATGGTAGGAATATGGTGCATATCTTCCAATCCAACTCTTCGACCATCTATggaaatggttgtggagatgtTAGAAGGAACTGTTGAAGTTGGTGTTCCGCCTCTGATTGATGCACAAATGTTTTAa